CAGGCGGACGAACAGGTGGTTGGCGAGCACGTTGACGGCGAAGGTGGACTCGAAGCCGTCGGGCCCCTCGGTGAGCGCGTTCGTGTACTGAGTGCCCGCGTTGCCCACGAAACCGCGCAACGGCGGCAGGTCACCGCCATCGAGCCGGTCGCGGATCCCGGTGGCGGCCGAGCGGACACTGTTCAGCGAGTCGAGGTCCGCCGGGACGTGGGAGACCGTGTGCCCGCCCGCGCCGAGTTCCGCAGCGAGCCGTGCCCCGGAGGATCCACGGGCGACGACGAGGAGGTGCACGTCCGGCGACCGTCGCAGGATCTGCTCGGCGGCGACGCGGCCGATCCCGCGGCTCGCTCCTGTCATCACGAGGGTGTGCTTCACGGGAGGCTCCTTCGCTGGTAAGCCGGTGGGCGCCCTGCTGGGTGCGGCTCCACGTTCACCTCTCACGCCACCGCCGGCCAGTGCCGTCCCCGTCACCAGGACTGGCAGTACCCAGGCTGATGCGGCGCCGCGCGGCGAGAATGGAGCCATGGCTTCCTCCCGTTCCGTCTTCGCCGCACTCCTGCGGGCCTGGCGCGACCGCTTGCCCCCGGCCGACGCCGGCTTCACCGTGACGACCGGCCGTCGTGCCCCGGGTCTGCGCCGCGAGGAGCTGGCACAGCTGGCCGGGCTCTCCGTCGACTACGTTCTGCGCCTGGAACAGGGACGTGCGAAGAACCCCTCGGCCCAGGTCGTCGGCGCCCTCGCCCGGGCCCTCCAGCTCTCCCGCGCCGAGCGCGACCAGCTGTACCGAAGCGCCGGGCTTCTGCCGCCCCAGGACGGGACGGTCGGCACCCATGTGCCCCCGGGGATCCAACGGCTCGCCGCACGCCTCGACGACGTCCCGATCGGCGTGTTCAGCGCCGATTGGACCCTGGTGTGGTGGAACACGATGTGGCGCGCTCTGTACGGAGACCCCACCGTCCTCCCGGCCGCCGAACGGAACCTCGCCCGCGCCCTGTTCGGTAACGGCGCCGCACACGCCTTGATGCTTCCCGTCCGCTCCGAGCGCGGACAGGACACCTTCGAGGCGTCCATCGTCGCCGATCTCAAGGACGCCGTGTCCCGCTATCCCGCGGACGCCCAGCTCGACCGTCTCGTGCGGGAGCTGCGAGAAGTATCCGAGGCCTTCGCGCGGCAGTGGGCCACGGAGACGGCCGCCGCCCAGCACACGACCGACCGGAAGACGATCCGGCATCCAGAGACCGGCGACATCCTGCTCGACTGCGACGTCCTCGTCGTCCCGGGCGCGGACTTGCGCATGGTCACCTACACGGCAGCGACCGGAAGCAGCGACGCCGGGAAACTGGACCTCCTTCGCGTCACACGCGGCCATGCCGCCGACGCTCTCCCCTGACGGGCCGCTGCTGGGCGGTTCCGCCAAGCCGGCCGTACGACCGTGGCCACGCTGGAGACCGGCGGTCGCCGCCCGAGCACGGCGCCGGCACCAGGAGGAACACCGCCTCACGCGTTCACCTGTTCGGCACGCGCCGGGAGGCGGGGGGCCACCGGCTCGTGTGCGCTGGAGTCACTCCGCCCCCTCGGAAGGAGCGCTCCTCCCGGGCCTCCACAGCCATCGGACTGCGGACCTGAACGGGAACCCGCCGGCCACACTCGACAGATTGCCACGACCATGGACGGTCTGAAGATCCTTCCACTGGCCATCACGATGATGGCCGGTCCCCAGATCATGTCGGCGATCATCTTCGTCACCGCACGCGATGCCGTTCGCGTGTCGCTGGGATTCCTGGCGGGCGTCACGGTGGGCGTCCTCGCGGGCGTGGCAGCCATGATGGGCATCGCGACGGCTCTGGGCAGCGGCGTCGATCTCGGAAACTCCAAGGACCGTGGCTCGGTCGGCCACATCATCCAGTACGCGCTGGTGGGTCTCCTGGCCCTGGCCGCACTGCGTAATTGGCGGCATCGGAAGACCGTCACACCGCCGAAGTGGCTGCACTCCCTGATGTCCGCCGACCCCCGCCAGGCGCTCCGGACCGGCCTGATGGTCATTCTGCTGATGCCCTCGGACCTGATGGTGATGCTCACCGTTGGCGTCCACCTGGACCAAGCGCGCGGTTCCTACCTGGATGCCCTGCCGTTCATCGCGCTGACCGTCGTGATCGCCGCCCTGCCGCTGCTCGTGCGGCTGGCGGCGGGCCACCGGGCCGCGGACGCCATGCCGAAGATCCGCGACTGGACGAACACCCACAGCTGGCTGGTGAACATCCTGGTGTGCGCTCTCTTCATCGCTCTGATCATGACGTGACGCCACCAGGTTGCGATGTTCGTTCGCCGGCAGCACCGCGACGTCCGCGACCGGTGGGAACAACAGGCCCTTTCCCGGAGGCAGTTGGATGACCTCTCTGTCCATCCGTCGAGCACCGGTCGCGGCGTCGTCCCCATCGGGGACCGGCTCGGCCTTCTCCACCCCGCGGACAGTCCCAAGCAGGTCCTTGTCGTTTCGCTGCCTGGCGCGCCCTTTGCACGAGCATATGGTGGTCGGCCGAAGCAGATCGTGACCACGAAACCGCAGCTGGATCAGGGGCAGCGATGCGTCAAACCAATCTCACCGGAGAGTCGGCCGACTACGTCAGCGCCCGGGAGGAGCTGCGGCAAGCCGAGATCGAGCTGATGCGCCATCGTGAACGCGTCGCCGACCTGCGTCGCCGGTTGCCGCTGGGCCCTGTCGTCGAGGACTACGTGTTCGAGGAGGGCCCCGCCGATCTACAGGCTGGTGACTCGCCGACGCGGACCGTGCGCCTGAGCGAACTGTTCACCCGCCCCGGGCGTGACCTCGTCGTCTATCACCTCATGTACGGCAAGACACATACCGAGCCGTGCCCCATGTGCACGATGTGGCTCGACGGGATCAACGGGGTGGCCCACCATGCCGAGCAGAACGTCGACCTCGCGGTCGTCGCCGCGGCCGGTCTGCCCGCGCTGCGCGCGCACGCCCGAGACCGGAAGTGGACGAATCTGCGTCTGCTGAGCGCCGGGTCCAGCACCTTCAAATACGACCTGGGCAGTGAGGACGCCGAGGGCAACCAGGACTCTACGGTGTCGGTTTTCACCCGCGACGACAACGGATCGGTACGCCATTTCTACTCGGCGCACCCCCGGATGTCCGACGACATCGACCAGCGGGGCATCGACCTGTTCAGCCCGGTATGGCACCTCCTCGACCTCACCCGCCAAGGCCGGGACGACTGGTCCGCCGCGCTCAGCTACTAGAACCGTATCGGGCAGTGTTCGCCTTGTTGACTGCCTCGCGAGCCGTCCGGAACCGCCCTCACGGCGATCGGCGCCGGTCCGGTGCCGTGGCGGTGCACGATCGGTCAGCCGCTCTCCCGGCGGCCTGGTGGGCCTCGGGGGCCCAGGAGGCGAAGGTGCGCAGCCCGTCGTGGGAGGAGGTGCCGACTTCGGCCGTCCAGACGATGAGTTGCTGGTCGGGGTCCGTGCCGGCGGTGAGGGTGTCCCAGTCCAGGGTCAGTTTCCCGGCCACGGGGTG
This sequence is a window from Streptomyces sp. NBC_01775. Protein-coding genes within it:
- a CDS encoding helix-turn-helix transcriptional regulator, with translation MASSRSVFAALLRAWRDRLPPADAGFTVTTGRRAPGLRREELAQLAGLSVDYVLRLEQGRAKNPSAQVVGALARALQLSRAERDQLYRSAGLLPPQDGTVGTHVPPGIQRLAARLDDVPIGVFSADWTLVWWNTMWRALYGDPTVLPAAERNLARALFGNGAAHALMLPVRSERGQDTFEASIVADLKDAVSRYPADAQLDRLVRELREVSEAFARQWATETAAAQHTTDRKTIRHPETGDILLDCDVLVVPGADLRMVTYTAATGSSDAGKLDLLRVTRGHAADALP
- a CDS encoding GAP family protein, which encodes MDGLKILPLAITMMAGPQIMSAIIFVTARDAVRVSLGFLAGVTVGVLAGVAAMMGIATALGSGVDLGNSKDRGSVGHIIQYALVGLLALAALRNWRHRKTVTPPKWLHSLMSADPRQALRTGLMVILLMPSDLMVMLTVGVHLDQARGSYLDALPFIALTVVIAALPLLVRLAAGHRAADAMPKIRDWTNTHSWLVNILVCALFIALIMT
- a CDS encoding DUF899 family protein; translation: MRQTNLTGESADYVSAREELRQAEIELMRHRERVADLRRRLPLGPVVEDYVFEEGPADLQAGDSPTRTVRLSELFTRPGRDLVVYHLMYGKTHTEPCPMCTMWLDGINGVAHHAEQNVDLAVVAAAGLPALRAHARDRKWTNLRLLSAGSSTFKYDLGSEDAEGNQDSTVSVFTRDDNGSVRHFYSAHPRMSDDIDQRGIDLFSPVWHLLDLTRQGRDDWSAALSY